From a region of the Hominilimicola fabiformis genome:
- a CDS encoding aldo/keto reductase, giving the protein MDYVTLGRTEIKVCKNGFGALPIQRISFDSAKEILLHAYNSGINFFDTARFYTDSEEKIGYALSDVRDKIYIATKTAAQNADDFWKDLNTSLNNMKTDYIDIYQFHNPSFCPKPNDGTGLYEAMLEAKAQGKIRFIGLTNHRLAVAQEAIDSGLYDTIQFPFCYLATDKDIAIVENCKKNNLGFIAMKGLSGGLITNSAAAYAFMAQYDNVLPIWGVQRMSELNEFLSYNTNPPSVTGEIKELIDNDRKMLAGEFCRGCGYCMPCPVGIEINNCARMSLLLRRSPSELQLTPAVQAKMKKIENCLHCNQCKSKCPYGLDTPKLLEENYKDYVEILNGKEF; this is encoded by the coding sequence ATGGATTATGTAACTTTAGGAAGGACAGAAATTAAAGTCTGTAAGAACGGATTCGGTGCATTGCCGATACAACGTATAAGCTTTGATTCCGCAAAAGAAATACTTCTTCATGCGTATAACAGCGGAATTAATTTTTTTGACACCGCACGTTTTTACACAGACAGTGAAGAAAAAATCGGTTATGCGCTGTCGGACGTTCGTGACAAAATATACATTGCCACAAAAACCGCCGCACAAAATGCCGATGATTTTTGGAAAGACCTAAATACAAGTCTTAACAATATGAAAACGGATTACATAGATATTTACCAATTCCACAATCCGTCATTCTGTCCGAAACCGAATGACGGTACAGGACTTTATGAGGCAATGCTTGAGGCAAAAGCACAAGGCAAAATTCGTTTTATCGGTCTTACAAATCATCGTCTTGCAGTCGCACAAGAGGCTATCGACTCCGGACTTTACGACACAATTCAGTTCCCGTTCTGCTATCTTGCAACGGACAAAGATATTGCGATAGTTGAAAACTGCAAAAAAAATAATCTCGGTTTTATAGCAATGAAAGGACTTTCGGGCGGTCTTATAACAAATTCCGCCGCCGCTTATGCGTTTATGGCACAATATGATAATGTACTTCCTATTTGGGGTGTTCAGCGTATGAGTGAGCTTAACGAATTTTTGAGTTACAACACAAACCCACCGTCTGTGACAGGTGAAATTAAGGAACTTATTGATAATGACAGAAAAATGCTTGCAGGCGAATTTTGTCGCGGTTGCGGATATTGTATGCCTTGTCCTGTCGGTATTGAAATAAATAACTGTGCAAGAATGTCGCTTCTTCTAAGACGTTCACCGTCCGAACTTCAGCTTACTCCCGCTGTTCAGGCTAAAATGAAAAAGATAGAAAATTGTCTGCACTGTAATCAATGTAAATCAAAATGTCCTTACGGACTTGACACTCCAAAACTTTTGGAGGAAAATTATAAAGATTACGTTGAAATTTTAAACGGAAAAGAATTTTAA
- the argS gene encoding arginine--tRNA ligase — protein sequence MDFKEHIIEKIVDITGLEREVVEKSVEVPPDEKMGDIAFPCFPLAKVMRKAPPIIAQELAEKMSGDDMIEKAQAAGGYLNFFLNREKFISETVSSALDAGEDWGKSDMGKGKTVLVEYSSPNIAKPFHIGHLFSTAVGNSLSKIYKHLGYDVQSLNHLGDWGTQFGKLICAYKRWGVKEVIEKDPINELLKIYVKFHEEAEKHPELDDEARGYFKKLEDGDEETTALWTYFRDISLVEFKRVYDMLGVKFDSYNGEAFYSDKMDEVVDILRDKGLLTESDGAQVVDLSELNIPPCIVLKSDGATIYATRDIAAALYRHRTYDFYKNIYVVGIPQSLHFKQIFAVMKKAGWDWADDCVHVGFGLVKLPGKNMSTRHGDVVFLEDVLNESIEKTKEIIEKNGSNVEDIEDASKKIGIGAILYTFLKNSREKDIIFSWDTMLDFEGESAPYCQYGYARGRSILRKAEGIDYSNADFSKAASDEAYSLVKQINGFGDAVKDAADKNEPFYINRYVTNLTKSFNKFYNTNPIMKDDVDEETKKARLAIVDATTKVIKTALGLLGIETVESM from the coding sequence ATGGATTTTAAAGAACATATAATTGAAAAAATTGTTGATATAACAGGACTTGAAAGAGAAGTTGTGGAAAAATCCGTCGAAGTTCCGCCTGATGAAAAAATGGGTGACATTGCATTTCCGTGTTTTCCGCTTGCAAAGGTTATGAGAAAAGCACCTCCTATTATTGCACAGGAGCTTGCCGAAAAAATGTCGGGTGACGATATGATTGAAAAGGCACAGGCTGCCGGCGGTTATTTAAACTTCTTTTTAAACCGTGAAAAGTTTATTTCGGAAACTGTTTCTTCCGCACTTGACGCAGGCGAGGATTGGGGCAAGTCGGATATGGGTAAGGGCAAGACTGTGCTTGTCGAATATTCGTCACCGAATATAGCAAAGCCGTTCCATATCGGTCACCTTTTCTCAACAGCTGTCGGAAATTCGCTTTCAAAGATTTACAAGCACCTTGGATATGATGTTCAGTCGCTTAATCACCTTGGCGACTGGGGTACGCAGTTCGGTAAGCTTATATGTGCTTACAAGAGATGGGGTGTTAAAGAGGTTATCGAAAAAGACCCTATAAACGAGCTTTTAAAGATATATGTAAAATTCCACGAAGAAGCTGAAAAGCACCCGGAACTTGACGATGAGGCAAGAGGATACTTCAAAAAGCTTGAGGACGGTGACGAGGAAACAACGGCTCTATGGACTTATTTCAGAGATATAAGCCTTGTTGAGTTCAAGCGAGTATATGATATGCTTGGCGTTAAGTTTGATTCATATAACGGCGAAGCATTCTATTCGGATAAAATGGACGAAGTTGTCGATATACTTCGTGACAAAGGATTGCTTACCGAAAGTGACGGCGCACAGGTTGTTGACTTGTCAGAACTTAATATACCGCCTTGTATCGTGCTTAAATCGGACGGTGCGACAATTTACGCAACTCGTGATATTGCGGCGGCTCTATATCGTCACAGAACATATGATTTCTATAAAAATATATACGTTGTCGGTATTCCGCAGTCACTTCACTTTAAGCAGATATTTGCCGTAATGAAAAAAGCAGGCTGGGATTGGGCAGATGATTGTGTTCACGTTGGTTTCGGTCTTGTAAAACTTCCGGGTAAGAATATGTCAACACGTCACGGTGACGTTGTATTCCTTGAGGACGTTTTAAACGAATCAATCGAAAAGACTAAGGAAATTATCGAGAAAAACGGCTCAAATGTTGAGGATATCGAAGACGCGTCAAAGAAAATCGGTATCGGCGCAATACTTTATACATTCCTTAAAAATTCGCGTGAAAAGGATATTATATTCAGTTGGGATACTATGCTTGACTTTGAGGGTGAGTCTGCTCCGTATTGTCAGTACGGTTATGCGCGCGGCAGAAGTATTTTGAGAAAAGCAGAGGGGATTGATTACTCAAATGCAGACTTCTCAAAAGCGGCATCTGATGAGGCATATTCGCTTGTAAAGCAAATTAACGGATTCGGTGATGCGGTAAAAGATGCGGCAGACAAGAACGAGCCGTTCTATATAAACAGATACGTTACAAATCTTACAAAGTCATTCAACAAGTTCTATAACACAAATCCTATTATGAAAGACGATGTTGACGAAGAAACAAAGAAAGCACGTCTTGCAATAGTTGACGCAACAACAAAGGTTATAAAGACAGCATTGGGCTTGCTTGGAATTGAAACTGTTGAAAGTATGTAA
- the typA gene encoding translational GTPase TypA, protein MIKRENIRNIAIIAHVDHGKTTLVDAMLAQSGTFRENEQVDERVMDSNDLERERGITILAKNTSLYYKGVKINIIDTPGHADFGGEVERGLEMVDGVLLLVDAFEGCMPQTRFVLSKALALDLKPVIVVNKVDRPNARPYEVVDEVLDLFIDLGATEEQLDTPVIYASGRDGWATAEYNPEQPNSDLTELFELIVNSIPCPKCEDDAPFQMLVSNIDYDDYTGRIAVGKIERGSIKVNMPLSICRHDGKVTRGKATKLFTFEGLKKVPTDEVGAGDVVAISGIADINIGETVCDVDNPEALPFVKIDDPVLSMTFSVNDSPFAGQDGKFVTSRHLRDRLFRELDSNVSLRVDETDSTESFIVSGRGELHLSVLIENMRREGYEFQVSNPVVIYKEIDGVKCEPIERLTVDVPDEYTGTVMDGVINRKGEMTNMAPTAQGYTRLEFLIPSRGLIGYRSELLTATKGTGIINSILEKYEPYKGDFNGRTRGTLIAWEDGTTITYGLYNAQERGTLFVGAGVKVYEGMIVGENARLEDVVVNVCKKKHATNTRSSGSDDALRLVPPREMSLEQCLDFIADDELLEVTPNHLRMRKKILSTSLRAKAGNKKK, encoded by the coding sequence ATGATAAAACGTGAAAATATAAGAAATATCGCAATTATCGCCCACGTTGACCACGGTAAGACAACTCTTGTTGACGCAATGCTTGCACAGAGCGGTACATTCCGTGAAAACGAACAAGTGGACGAAAGAGTTATGGACTCAAATGACCTTGAAAGAGAAAGAGGTATCACAATCCTTGCAAAGAACACTTCTCTTTACTACAAGGGTGTTAAAATAAATATCATCGATACACCTGGACACGCCGATTTCGGCGGTGAAGTTGAACGCGGTCTGGAAATGGTTGATGGCGTACTTTTGCTTGTTGACGCATTTGAAGGCTGTATGCCACAGACACGTTTCGTATTGTCAAAGGCATTGGCACTTGACCTAAAGCCCGTTATCGTTGTAAACAAGGTTGACAGACCGAACGCAAGACCTTACGAAGTTGTTGATGAAGTGCTTGACCTGTTTATTGATTTAGGTGCAACAGAAGAACAGCTTGACACTCCTGTTATATACGCATCCGGACGTGATGGCTGGGCAACCGCAGAATACAATCCGGAACAGCCGAACAGTGACCTTACTGAATTGTTTGAACTTATCGTAAATTCAATTCCTTGCCCTAAATGCGAGGACGACGCACCGTTCCAAATGCTTGTTTCAAACATTGACTATGATGATTATACAGGCCGTATCGCAGTAGGTAAAATCGAAAGAGGCAGTATAAAAGTTAATATGCCGCTTTCAATCTGCCGTCACGACGGTAAAGTAACAAGAGGAAAAGCTACAAAGCTATTTACTTTTGAAGGACTTAAAAAAGTTCCTACAGACGAAGTCGGTGCAGGTGACGTTGTTGCGATTTCGGGTATCGCTGATATTAATATCGGTGAAACGGTTTGTGACGTTGACAATCCCGAAGCACTTCCGTTCGTAAAAATCGATGACCCTGTACTTTCAATGACGTTCAGCGTTAATGACAGTCCGTTTGCAGGTCAAGACGGTAAATTCGTTACTTCCCGTCATCTTCGTGACAGATTGTTCAGAGAACTTGATTCAAACGTAAGTCTTAGAGTTGACGAAACAGATTCGACAGAAAGCTTTATCGTTTCGGGACGTGGTGAACTTCACCTTTCAGTACTTATCGAAAATATGCGCCGTGAAGGTTATGAATTCCAAGTTTCAAATCCTGTTGTTATTTATAAAGAAATTGACGGCGTTAAGTGCGAACCTATCGAAAGACTTACAGTTGACGTTCCTGATGAATACACAGGTACTGTAATGGACGGTGTTATAAACCGTAAAGGTGAAATGACAAATATGGCACCGACTGCACAGGGATATACAAGACTTGAATTTTTAATTCCGTCAAGAGGTCTTATCGGTTACAGAAGTGAACTTCTTACCGCAACAAAGGGTACGGGTATCATAAACAGTATTCTTGAAAAGTACGAGCCGTACAAGGGCGACTTTAACGGCAGAACCCGCGGTACTCTTATCGCTTGGGAGGACGGTACAACTATTACTTACGGTCTTTACAACGCACAGGAAAGAGGTACTTTGTTCGTAGGTGCGGGCGTTAAGGTTTACGAAGGTATGATTGTCGGTGAAAACGCAAGACTTGAGGACGTTGTTGTTAACGTATGTAAGAAAAAGCACGCAACAAATACCCGTTCATCAGGTTCTGATGACGCATTAAGACTTGTTCCTCCGAGAGAAATGAGCCTTGAACAGTGTCTTGACTTTATCGCTGATGATGAATTATTGGAAGTAACTCCAAACCACCTTAGAATGAGAAAGAAAATTCTAAGCACAAGCCTTCGAGCAAAAGCAGGCAACAAGAAGAAATAA
- a CDS encoding helix-turn-helix domain-containing protein — MEIFSFGERLMIYRKRAGLSKKELAKRVGISVSTLTKYENDESQPNVDMLTDLAIALDISVMKLLSGFGDPIREKYRQGLLNISLEKMNALQERHLL, encoded by the coding sequence ATGGAAATCTTTTCATTTGGTGAACGACTTATGATTTACCGTAAAAGAGCGGGACTTTCCAAAAAAGAACTTGCCAAAAGAGTAGGGATAAGTGTTTCGACACTTACCAAGTATGAAAATGACGAATCACAACCGAATGTCGATATGCTTACCGATTTGGCTATTGCACTTGACATATCTGTTATGAAACTGCTTTCAGGTTTCGGTGATCCGATTCGTGAAAAATACAGACAGGGACTTTTAAATATTTCGCTTGAAAAAATGAATGCTTTGCAAGAAAGGCATTTGCTATAA
- the rsmA gene encoding 16S rRNA (adenine(1518)-N(6)/adenine(1519)-N(6))-dimethyltransferase RsmA, whose product MDLTSPRTIRNIQEQFGFTFKKGLGQNFLTARNILEEIVDAAEIESGVIEVGPGFGVLTSELAQNSDKVVTIEIDERLIDVLDYTLAEYDNVKIINEDILKLDLKKVIDDEFNGEKVSIAANLPYYITTPIITKLLEEKLPIKNIVVMVQKEVAERMSAKPSTKDYGAITVLCQYYTEPSIVANVPASLFVPPPKVDSAVLKLKVLDKPSVEVKDEGVFFRVVKAAFSQRRKTLLNCLSANFPIPKDEISTLLESIGIAPSRRGETLSLEEFANIADTLLQKIK is encoded by the coding sequence ATGGATTTAACTTCACCACGCACGATAAGAAATATTCAGGAACAATTCGGTTTTACGTTTAAAAAAGGTCTTGGACAGAATTTCCTGACTGCACGAAACATACTTGAAGAAATAGTGGACGCCGCAGAGATTGAAAGCGGTGTTATAGAGGTCGGACCGGGATTCGGCGTGCTTACGAGCGAGCTTGCGCAAAACAGCGATAAGGTCGTTACGATAGAAATAGACGAACGTTTGATTGATGTGCTTGACTACACACTTGCGGAATATGACAATGTAAAAATCATAAATGAAGATATTTTAAAACTTGATTTAAAAAAAGTTATTGACGATGAATTTAACGGCGAAAAGGTCAGTATAGCGGCAAATTTGCCGTATTACATCACTACACCGATTATCACTAAATTGCTTGAGGAAAAATTACCGATTAAAAATATAGTGGTTATGGTGCAGAAAGAGGTCGCCGAGCGTATGTCGGCAAAGCCGTCAACTAAGGATTACGGTGCGATAACGGTGCTTTGTCAGTATTATACGGAGCCGTCAATCGTGGCAAATGTTCCTGCGTCACTGTTCGTTCCGCCGCCAAAGGTGGACAGTGCGGTGTTAAAATTAAAGGTACTTGATAAACCGTCGGTGGAAGTAAAGGACGAGGGTGTATTTTTCAGAGTGGTGAAAGCGGCATTTTCACAGCGAAGAAAAACTCTTTTAAATTGCCTTTCGGCAAATTTTCCTATTCCGAAAGATGAAATATCAACACTTCTTGAAAGTATAGGAATTGCACCGTCAAGACGCGGTGAAACACTTTCGCTTGAAGAATTTGCAAATATCGCCGATACATTATTACAAAAGATAAAATAG
- a CDS encoding manganese efflux pump MntP, which translates to MDILSLLFLAVALAMDAFSAAVTDGMIVKKIRFYDALKVGLFFGVFQFLMPCIGNLVSGFATDIVERFDHWIAFVLLGFLGLHMIWESRTEQEIPKNPLKNSSLLLAAIATSIDALAAGVTLAAVGTPILFSSTVIGITAFLFSFGGVFIGKKFGGFLGSKAECIGGIILILIGVKTLVEHLY; encoded by the coding sequence ATGGATATACTGTCTTTATTGTTCCTTGCTGTTGCACTTGCGATGGACGCATTTTCGGCGGCGGTTACGGACGGAATGATTGTGAAAAAAATACGATTTTATGATGCGCTTAAAGTGGGATTGTTTTTCGGTGTGTTTCAGTTTCTGATGCCTTGTATCGGAAATTTGGTGTCGGGGTTTGCGACTGATATTGTGGAACGTTTTGACCATTGGATTGCGTTTGTGCTTTTGGGATTTTTGGGACTGCATATGATATGGGAGTCACGCACCGAACAGGAAATACCGAAAAATCCTTTAAAAAATTCATCGCTTTTGCTTGCGGCAATCGCAACAAGTATTGATGCACTTGCGGCAGGTGTTACGCTTGCGGCGGTCGGTACGCCGATTTTGTTTTCGTCCACGGTTATCGGAATTACAGCATTTTTGTTTTCGTTCGGCGGTGTTTTTATCGGTAAGAAGTTCGGCGGTTTTCTCGGCTCAAAGGCAGAATGTATCGGCGGAATTATTCTTATATTAATAGGCGTAAAAACACTTGTCGAGCATTTATATTGA
- the leuA gene encoding 2-isopropylmalate synthase, which yields MNYKKYQKMYHPIPLEDRQWPNNEITHAPIWCSVDLRDGNQALYSPMTTEEKIEFFKFLVKLGFKEIEVGFPAASHTEFEFVRRLIDENLIPDDVTIQVLTQAREHIIKKTVEALKGAKNAIIHLYNSTSTLQREVVFRKSKEEIKQLAVDGAKLVMSLVDGQLDGNIRFEYSPESFTCTEPDYAAEVTNAVLDVFKPSETNKVIVNLPSTIEVATANVYADQIEYMCKHLNNREHLVISVHAHNDRGTGVASSELALLAGADRVEGTIFGNGERTGNTDVITVALNMFCQGIDPELHLENIDEIIEVYEKYNRLPINPRHPYAGEMAYVAFSGSHQDAIKKSMDKFGSSPSNKWANPYLTIDPTDIGRKYEPILINSQSGKGGVSYIMENKYGYTLPKPMLAEFSSLITDMSDEKKTVLTNHEIHQAFKDTYVNVAEPIKTRFYRSTEEDDCTILSATIEKGGKVTSIEGKGNGPLDALCNGLRQFLGQQFEICNYTEHALTRSSNSRAATYIEINDHNHHKTYWGAGVDANINTASIYALISAVNRMLADN from the coding sequence ATGAATTATAAAAAATATCAAAAAATGTACCATCCGATTCCGCTTGAGGATCGTCAGTGGCCGAACAATGAAATAACTCATGCTCCGATTTGGTGCAGTGTTGACCTTCGTGACGGTAATCAGGCACTTTACTCACCTATGACGACAGAAGAAAAAATCGAATTTTTCAAATTCCTTGTAAAGCTTGGTTTTAAGGAAATCGAAGTAGGTTTTCCGGCAGCGTCGCATACTGAATTTGAATTTGTTCGCCGTCTTATTGACGAAAATCTTATTCCCGATGATGTCACAATTCAAGTGCTTACACAAGCAAGAGAACATATTATAAAGAAAACCGTTGAGGCTCTAAAGGGTGCTAAAAACGCAATTATCCACCTTTACAACTCAACTTCAACACTTCAACGTGAAGTTGTTTTCAGAAAGAGCAAGGAAGAAATCAAACAACTTGCCGTTGACGGTGCAAAGCTTGTAATGAGCCTTGTTGACGGTCAGCTTGACGGAAATATTCGTTTTGAATATTCACCTGAAAGTTTCACTTGTACAGAGCCGGACTACGCGGCAGAAGTTACAAATGCCGTACTTGATGTATTCAAGCCGTCCGAAACAAACAAAGTTATCGTAAATCTTCCGTCAACTATCGAAGTTGCGACAGCAAACGTATATGCCGACCAAATCGAATATATGTGCAAGCACCTTAACAATCGTGAACATCTTGTTATCAGCGTTCACGCACATAACGACAGAGGTACAGGCGTTGCGTCAAGCGAACTTGCATTGCTTGCAGGTGCGGACAGAGTTGAGGGTACAATATTCGGTAACGGCGAAAGAACAGGTAACACGGACGTTATCACTGTTGCACTTAATATGTTCTGTCAAGGTATCGACCCTGAACTTCATCTTGAAAATATTGATGAAATCATCGAAGTATACGAAAAGTATAATCGTTTGCCGATTAACCCAAGACACCCATACGCAGGTGAAATGGCATACGTTGCATTTTCGGGTTCTCACCAGGACGCAATCAAAAAGAGTATGGATAAATTCGGTTCAAGTCCGTCAAATAAATGGGCTAACCCATACCTTACAATCGACCCTACCGACATCGGCAGAAAATATGAGCCTATTCTTATCAACAGTCAGTCAGGTAAAGGCGGTGTAAGCTATATTATGGAAAACAAGTACGGCTACACCCTACCGAAGCCAATGCTTGCGGAATTTTCTTCACTTATCACAGATATGTCTGACGAAAAGAAAACCGTACTTACAAATCACGAAATACATCAAGCATTCAAGGATACATATGTGAATGTGGCAGAGCCTATTAAAACCCGTTTCTATCGTTCAACGGAGGAAGATGACTGTACAATTCTTTCGGCTACTATCGAAAAGGGCGGAAAAGTTACCTCTATCGAGGGCAAGGGTAACGGTCCTTTGGACGCACTTTGCAACGGTCTAAGACAATTCTTGGGTCAGCAGTTTGAAATCTGCAACTACACAGAACACGCCCTAACACGTTCATCAAATTCAAGAGCGGCAACATATATTGAAATCAACGACCACAACCACCACAAAACTTATTGGGGTGCAGGCGTTGACGCAAATATTAACACCGCGTCAATCTATGCACTTATTTCGGCAGTAAACAGAATGCTTGCAGATAACTAA
- the purF gene encoding amidophosphoribosyltransferase, with protein MQNDNRIGEECGVFAIYDPDGDCARTTYYGLYALQHRGQESCGIAVNNNRDITHYKDMGLVNDVFNDEILTKLDGKMAVGHVRYSTTGESMRENAQPLVLRYVKGNIAIAHNGNLVNKDELAQELSVTGAIFQTTTDTEMIAYTIAKERLNSKSVEEAVEKTINHLVGAFSLIVMSPQKLIAARDPWGFRPLCMGKKGDAIVFASETCALDSVGAEFVRDIEPGEIVVVQDGKISTIRTHVGKKPHTMCIFEYLYFARPDSIIEGQSAHDSRMLAGKYLAQEFPVEADVVIGVPDSGLSAAMGYAKESGIPYDIGFVKNKYIGRTFIQPSQAMRENSVRIKLNVLKSTVEGKRVVMVDDSIVRGTTSKRIVSLLRHFGATEVHVRSSAPPFMFPCYFGTDVPSKDQLVACNYTMDGIKELIGADSIGFLSVNSLKKIIPNANCQFCDGCFSGKYPVDVD; from the coding sequence ATGCAAAATGACAACAGAATCGGTGAAGAATGTGGTGTATTCGCCATTTATGATCCTGACGGTGATTGTGCAAGAACGACCTATTACGGACTTTATGCACTTCAGCACAGAGGACAGGAAAGCTGCGGTATCGCGGTAAATAACAATCGTGACATTACTCATTACAAGGATATGGGACTTGTCAACGATGTATTTAATGACGAAATATTGACAAAACTTGACGGTAAAATGGCTGTCGGTCACGTTCGCTATTCGACAACAGGCGAAAGTATGCGTGAAAATGCTCAACCGCTTGTACTTAGATATGTAAAAGGTAATATCGCCATTGCCCACAACGGCAACCTCGTAAACAAGGACGAATTGGCACAAGAACTAAGCGTTACAGGTGCTATCTTCCAAACAACAACCGACACAGAAATGATTGCTTACACAATCGCCAAAGAACGTCTTAATTCAAAAAGCGTTGAAGAGGCGGTTGAAAAGACTATAAATCACCTTGTAGGTGCGTTTTCACTTATCGTTATGAGTCCGCAAAAACTTATTGCCGCTCGTGACCCTTGGGGTTTCAGACCGCTCTGTATGGGTAAAAAAGGCGACGCTATTGTTTTTGCCTCGGAAACTTGTGCACTTGACAGTGTGGGTGCGGAATTTGTCCGCGACATTGAGCCCGGTGAAATTGTTGTCGTTCAAGACGGTAAAATTTCCACTATCAGAACTCACGTCGGCAAAAAGCCACATACAATGTGTATCTTTGAATACTTATATTTTGCACGTCCTGACAGTATTATTGAAGGACAGTCTGCACACGATTCACGTATGCTTGCAGGCAAATACTTAGCGCAGGAATTTCCTGTTGAGGCTGACGTTGTAATCGGTGTACCGGATTCGGGACTAAGTGCCGCAATGGGTTATGCAAAGGAATCGGGAATTCCTTACGACATCGGTTTTGTAAAGAATAAATATATCGGCAGAACTTTCATTCAGCCGTCACAGGCAATGCGTGAAAATTCCGTAAGAATTAAACTTAACGTACTGAAAAGCACAGTTGAGGGAAAGCGTGTCGTTATGGTTGACGACTCAATCGTAAGAGGTACGACTTCAAAGAGAATTGTAAGCCTTTTACGTCACTTCGGTGCAACAGAAGTTCACGTTCGTTCATCTGCTCCGCCGTTTATGTTCCCTTGCTACTTCGGTACAGACGTACCGTCAAAGGATCAGCTTGTAGCCTGTAACTACACCATGGACGGAATTAAAGAACTTATCGGTGCAGACAGTATCGGATTTTTAAGCGTTAATTCTTTGAAAAAGATTATTCCTAACGCAAACTGTCAATTCTGTGACGGATGTTTCTCGGGTAAATATCCTGTTGATGTTGACTGA
- a CDS encoding MATE family efflux transporter — protein MITDLTEGKPSKILWSFSIPMLLSVVFQQLYNIVDSIVAGKFVGAQALAAVGASYPITMIFMAIATGANVGAAVIISQLFGAKNFEKLKTSIFTSIISMTVLAAILTIFGIVFCSGMLKMLSTPDNIFSDSMTYLNIYIGGLIFLFLYNICTGVFTAMGDSKTPLYFLIMSSVGNIILDLVFVIVFNMGVAGVGWATFIAQGISSMLAFAVLLKRVHGIKSGTYKKFSIRMLGHISRIAIPSILQQSFVSVGNLFIQSRVNSFGSDVIAGYSAAIKLNTFAITSFSTLGNAMSSYTAQNTGARKLLRIPEGLKAGIVMLIVVSLPFFIAYFVFPNTMMNIFVKSSETGIIDVGRIFLKIVTPFYFVISAKLTFDGILRGAGRMRAFMASTFTDLLLRVILAYVFSYALNSEVGIWLSWPVGWTIAAVISAVFYFIYYKTTIKNGAN, from the coding sequence ATGATTACTGACTTGACAGAGGGCAAACCCTCAAAAATATTATGGAGCTTTTCGATACCTATGCTTTTGAGCGTGGTATTTCAGCAACTCTATAATATAGTGGACAGTATCGTAGCCGGAAAATTTGTAGGCGCCCAGGCATTAGCTGCTGTGGGCGCTTCTTATCCGATTACGATGATTTTTATGGCAATAGCCACAGGTGCAAACGTCGGTGCGGCTGTTATTATTTCGCAGTTGTTCGGTGCGAAAAATTTTGAAAAACTCAAAACTTCCATTTTCACTTCAATAATTTCAATGACTGTACTTGCCGCAATTCTTACAATCTTCGGAATTGTTTTCTGTTCGGGAATGTTAAAAATGTTATCTACTCCCGACAATATTTTTTCCGACTCAATGACATATCTTAATATTTACATAGGCGGATTGATTTTTCTGTTTCTGTACAACATATGCACAGGTGTTTTTACCGCTATGGGGGACAGTAAAACTCCGTTGTATTTTTTGATTATGTCGTCAGTCGGAAATATAATTCTTGACCTTGTTTTCGTAATTGTATTTAATATGGGCGTGGCTGGAGTCGGCTGGGCAACATTTATTGCACAGGGTATATCTTCCATGCTCGCATTCGCCGTACTTTTAAAACGCGTTCACGGTATAAAATCGGGGACATATAAAAAATTTTCAATCCGTATGCTCGGACATATTTCAAGAATTGCAATACCGAGTATCTTGCAGCAAAGTTTTGTATCGGTCGGAAATTTATTTATACAAAGCCGTGTAAACAGTTTCGGCTCTGACGTTATCGCCGGTTACAGTGCGGCTATAAAGCTGAATACATTCGCTATAACAAGTTTTTCAACGCTCGGAAATGCAATGTCAAGCTATACGGCACAAAACACAGGTGCGCGAAAGCTTCTCCGCATACCTGAAGGACTTAAAGCAGGTATTGTTATGCTTATCGTTGTTTCTCTGCCGTTTTTCATTGCGTATTTCGTATTCCCGAATACTATGATGAATATATTCGTAAAAAGCAGTGAGACAGGTATTATAGACGTAGGAAGAATATTTTTAAAAATCGTCACACCGTTCTATTTTGTAATTTCCGCAAAGCTTACATTTGACGGTATTCTTCGCGGTGCGGGACGTATGAGGGCGTTTATGGCAAGCACGTTTACAGACTTGCTTTTAAGAGTTATCCTTGCGTATGTTTTCTCATACGCACTTAATTCGGAAGTCGGAATATGGCTTTCTTGGCCTGTCGGCTGGACTATCGCCGCAGTTATTTCGGCAGTATTCTATTTTATTTATTATAAAACAACAATCAAAAACGGTGCAAATTAA